A section of the Primulina eburnea isolate SZY01 chromosome 1, ASM2296580v1, whole genome shotgun sequence genome encodes:
- the LOC140826435 gene encoding importin subunit beta-1-like isoform X1, protein MTYCLLYQLVCDYFRCRFSWILKDRLWIYFRGNMAMEVTQVLLSAQLVDSTLRKHAEETLKQFQEQNLPGFLFSLSAELASEEKPVESRKLAGLILKNALDAKEQHRKFELVQRWLSLDASVKSQIKACVLQTLSSPLYDARSTASQVIAKVAGIELPHKQWPELIGSLLSNINQVACHVKQATLETLGYMCEEVSPEVVDQDKVNKILTAVVQSMNANEGNTEVRLAATRALYNALGFAQANFSNDMERDYIMRVVCEATISPEVKIRRAAFECLVSIGSTYYDKLAPYIQDIFNITSKAIREDQEPVALQAIEFWSSICDEEIDILEDYGGDFTADSDVPCYYFVKQALSALVSLLLETLLKQEEEQDQDEGAWNLAMAGGTCLGLVSRTVGDEIVPLVMPFIEENITKGDWRQREAATYAFGSILEGPSPDKLTPTVNVALSFMLAALTNDPNSHVKDTTAWTLGRIFEFLHGSTMATITLTNCQQIITVLLQSMKDSPNVAEKACGALYFLSQGYEDVGSTSPLTPYFQEIVQSLLNVTHREDAGESRLRTAAYETLNEVVRCSSDETAHLVLELVQVLMTELHKTLEAHKLSSDEREKQNELQGLLCGCLQVIIHKLGASESTMHAFMQFSDQIMNLFLQVFACRSATVHEEAMLAIGAHAYATGRNFAKYMPDFYKYLEMGLQNFEEYQVCAVTVGVVGDICRALEDTIIPFCDGIMTLLLKDLSSNQLHRSVKPPIFSCFGDIALAIGENFEKYLMYSMPMLQTAAELSARTSSVDDEMLEYTNLLRNGILEAYSGIFQGFKNSPKTHLLIPYAPHILQFLDSIYMEKDMDEVVMKTAIGVLGDLADTLGSNAGSLIQQSLSSKGFLNECLSSEDHLIKESAEWARMAINRAIFV, encoded by the exons ATGACTTACTGTTTACTGTATCAAC TTGTTTGCGACTATTTTAGATGTAGATTTTCTTGGATTTTGAAGGATCGACTTTGGATCTATTTTCG GGGAAATATGGCTATGGAAGTCACTCAAGTTCTTCTTAGCGCACAATTAGTCGATTCAACATTAAGGAAGCACGCTGAAGAAACCTTAAAACAGTTTCAGGAGCAAAACCTTCCTGGTTTCTTGTTTTCCCTTTCTGCAGAGCTTGCTAGCGAGGAGAAGCCAGTTGAAAGTCGTAAGCTAGCAGGTTTGATTTTGAAGAATGCTTTGGATGCCAAGGAGCAGCACAGGAAGTTTGAGCTCGTGCAAAGATGGTTATCATTAGATGCATCTGTGAAGAGCCAAATCAAGGCATGCGTGTTACAGACCCTCTCGTCTCCATTATATGATGCTAGATCAACAGCTTCACAAGTCATTGCAAAAGTTGCTGGCATTGAACTACCCCATAAGCAGTGGCCTGAGCTTATAGGATCCCTTTTATCAAATATTAACCAGGTCGCTTGTCATGTTAAGCAAGCCACACTCGAAACTCTGGGGTACATGTGTGAAGAAGTTAGTCCGGAGGTTGTTGATCAGGATAAAGTAAACAAAATACTAACAGCTGTAGTTCAAAGCATGAATGCTAATGAAGGAAATACAGAGGTTCGACTTGCTGCCACCCGAGCTTTATATAATGCTCTTGGATTTGCCCAGGCCAACTTTTCTAATGATATGGAGCGCGATTACATAATGAGAGTTGTTTGTGAGGCCACTATCTCACCTGAGGTGAAAATTCGGCGGGCTGCATTTGAGTGTTTGGTCTCAATAGGGTCAACATATTATGATAAATTAGCTCCATATATTCAAGACATTTTCAACATCACATCCAAGGCAATCCGAGAAGATCAAGAACCTGTGGCTCTTCAAGCAATTGAATTTTGGAGCTCAATCTGTGATGAGGAAATTGATATCTTGGAAGATTATGGTGGTGATTTCACAGCAGATTCTGATGTCCCATGCTATTATTTTGTCAAGCAGGCACTCTCTGCACTCGTTTCTTTGTTGTTAGAGACACTTCTTAAGCAAGAAGAGGAACAGGATCAGGATGAAGGTGCTTGGAACCTTGCGATGGCTGGTggaacatgccttggtttggtTTCCCGTACTGTGGGAGATGAAATTGTACCACTTGTGATGCCGTTCATTGAAGAAAATATAACAAAGGGTGATTGGAGGCAAAGAGAAGCTGCCACTTATGCGTTTGGTTCCATACTGGAAGGTCCTTCACCTGACAAGTTAACCCCTACTGTCAATGTTGCTCTTAGTTTCATGCTCGCAGCTTTAACTAATGATCCCAATAGCCATGTAAAGGACACCACTGCATGGACCCTAGGAAGAATATTTGAATTTCTTCATGGTTCAACTATGGCGACTATTACCCTGACAAACTGCCAACAAATCATCACGGTTCTCCTCCAGAGCATGAAAGATTCTCCTAACGTTGCTGAGAAAGCCTGTGGCGCTCTCTATTTTCTTTCCCAAGGTTATGAGGATGTGGGATCTACATCTCCCTTGACGCCTTATTTCCAAGAAATTGTTCAGTCCCTTCTTAATGTTACTCATAGAGAAGATGCCGGTGAGTCTCGACTTAGGACAGCTGCGTACGAGACCCTAAATGAAGTAGTGAGGTGTTCGTCTGATGAAACAGCTCACTTAGTGTTGGAACTTGTTCAAGTGCTCATGACAGAGCTTCACAAGACTCTAGAGGCACATAAACTTTCATCTGATGAGAGAGAGAAGCAAAATGAGTTGCAAGGCCTTCTCTGTGGGTGTTTACAGGTCATCATCCATAAATTAGGTGCATCAGAATCCACCATGCATGCGTTCATGCAGTTTTCAGATCAGATCATGAATCTTTTTCTCCAGGTATTTGCTTGTAGAAGTGCAACAGTCCATGAGGAAGCAATGCTTGCTATTGGGGCGCATGCCTATGCTACAGGTCGCAACTTTGCCAAGTACATGCCAGATTTTTACAAGTATTTGGAGATGGGTCTTCAGAATTTTGAGGAATACCAAGTTTGTGCTGTTACTGTTGGTGTTGTGGGGGATATCTGCAGGGCACTGGAGGATACGATTATACCCTTTTGCGACGGAATCATGACTCTGCTTCTGAAAGATTTGTCAAGCAACCAGCTACATCGGTCTGTGAAGCCTCCAATCTTTTCGTGCTTTGGTGACATAGCTTTAGCAATCGGAGAGAATTTTGAGAAGTATTTGATGTATTCCATGCCCATGCTGCAAACTGCAGCGGAGTTGTCGGCACGCACATCAAGTGTTGACGATGAAATGCTGGAATATACTAATCTTCTGAGGAATGGAATTTTAGAGGCCTATTCTGGGATATTTCAGGGCTTCAAGAATTCTCCTAAGACCCACCTCTTGATTCCATATGCGCCTCACATCCTGCAATTCCTGGATAGCATATACATGGAGAAAGATAT GGATGAGGTTGTCATGAAAACTGCAATTGGAGTCCTTGGAGATTTAGCAGATACTCTGGGAAGTAATGCTGGTTCTTTGATTCAGCAGTCTCTATCAAGCAAAGGCTTTTTAAATGAATGCTTGTCTTCAGAGGACCATTTGATTAAAGAATCTGCTGAGTGGGCCAGGATGGCCATTAATCGTGCTATATTTGTTTGA
- the LOC140826435 gene encoding importin subunit beta-1-like isoform X2, producing MAMEVTQVLLSAQLVDSTLRKHAEETLKQFQEQNLPGFLFSLSAELASEEKPVESRKLAGLILKNALDAKEQHRKFELVQRWLSLDASVKSQIKACVLQTLSSPLYDARSTASQVIAKVAGIELPHKQWPELIGSLLSNINQVACHVKQATLETLGYMCEEVSPEVVDQDKVNKILTAVVQSMNANEGNTEVRLAATRALYNALGFAQANFSNDMERDYIMRVVCEATISPEVKIRRAAFECLVSIGSTYYDKLAPYIQDIFNITSKAIREDQEPVALQAIEFWSSICDEEIDILEDYGGDFTADSDVPCYYFVKQALSALVSLLLETLLKQEEEQDQDEGAWNLAMAGGTCLGLVSRTVGDEIVPLVMPFIEENITKGDWRQREAATYAFGSILEGPSPDKLTPTVNVALSFMLAALTNDPNSHVKDTTAWTLGRIFEFLHGSTMATITLTNCQQIITVLLQSMKDSPNVAEKACGALYFLSQGYEDVGSTSPLTPYFQEIVQSLLNVTHREDAGESRLRTAAYETLNEVVRCSSDETAHLVLELVQVLMTELHKTLEAHKLSSDEREKQNELQGLLCGCLQVIIHKLGASESTMHAFMQFSDQIMNLFLQVFACRSATVHEEAMLAIGAHAYATGRNFAKYMPDFYKYLEMGLQNFEEYQVCAVTVGVVGDICRALEDTIIPFCDGIMTLLLKDLSSNQLHRSVKPPIFSCFGDIALAIGENFEKYLMYSMPMLQTAAELSARTSSVDDEMLEYTNLLRNGILEAYSGIFQGFKNSPKTHLLIPYAPHILQFLDSIYMEKDMDEVVMKTAIGVLGDLADTLGSNAGSLIQQSLSSKGFLNECLSSEDHLIKESAEWARMAINRAIFV from the exons ATGGCTATGGAAGTCACTCAAGTTCTTCTTAGCGCACAATTAGTCGATTCAACATTAAGGAAGCACGCTGAAGAAACCTTAAAACAGTTTCAGGAGCAAAACCTTCCTGGTTTCTTGTTTTCCCTTTCTGCAGAGCTTGCTAGCGAGGAGAAGCCAGTTGAAAGTCGTAAGCTAGCAGGTTTGATTTTGAAGAATGCTTTGGATGCCAAGGAGCAGCACAGGAAGTTTGAGCTCGTGCAAAGATGGTTATCATTAGATGCATCTGTGAAGAGCCAAATCAAGGCATGCGTGTTACAGACCCTCTCGTCTCCATTATATGATGCTAGATCAACAGCTTCACAAGTCATTGCAAAAGTTGCTGGCATTGAACTACCCCATAAGCAGTGGCCTGAGCTTATAGGATCCCTTTTATCAAATATTAACCAGGTCGCTTGTCATGTTAAGCAAGCCACACTCGAAACTCTGGGGTACATGTGTGAAGAAGTTAGTCCGGAGGTTGTTGATCAGGATAAAGTAAACAAAATACTAACAGCTGTAGTTCAAAGCATGAATGCTAATGAAGGAAATACAGAGGTTCGACTTGCTGCCACCCGAGCTTTATATAATGCTCTTGGATTTGCCCAGGCCAACTTTTCTAATGATATGGAGCGCGATTACATAATGAGAGTTGTTTGTGAGGCCACTATCTCACCTGAGGTGAAAATTCGGCGGGCTGCATTTGAGTGTTTGGTCTCAATAGGGTCAACATATTATGATAAATTAGCTCCATATATTCAAGACATTTTCAACATCACATCCAAGGCAATCCGAGAAGATCAAGAACCTGTGGCTCTTCAAGCAATTGAATTTTGGAGCTCAATCTGTGATGAGGAAATTGATATCTTGGAAGATTATGGTGGTGATTTCACAGCAGATTCTGATGTCCCATGCTATTATTTTGTCAAGCAGGCACTCTCTGCACTCGTTTCTTTGTTGTTAGAGACACTTCTTAAGCAAGAAGAGGAACAGGATCAGGATGAAGGTGCTTGGAACCTTGCGATGGCTGGTggaacatgccttggtttggtTTCCCGTACTGTGGGAGATGAAATTGTACCACTTGTGATGCCGTTCATTGAAGAAAATATAACAAAGGGTGATTGGAGGCAAAGAGAAGCTGCCACTTATGCGTTTGGTTCCATACTGGAAGGTCCTTCACCTGACAAGTTAACCCCTACTGTCAATGTTGCTCTTAGTTTCATGCTCGCAGCTTTAACTAATGATCCCAATAGCCATGTAAAGGACACCACTGCATGGACCCTAGGAAGAATATTTGAATTTCTTCATGGTTCAACTATGGCGACTATTACCCTGACAAACTGCCAACAAATCATCACGGTTCTCCTCCAGAGCATGAAAGATTCTCCTAACGTTGCTGAGAAAGCCTGTGGCGCTCTCTATTTTCTTTCCCAAGGTTATGAGGATGTGGGATCTACATCTCCCTTGACGCCTTATTTCCAAGAAATTGTTCAGTCCCTTCTTAATGTTACTCATAGAGAAGATGCCGGTGAGTCTCGACTTAGGACAGCTGCGTACGAGACCCTAAATGAAGTAGTGAGGTGTTCGTCTGATGAAACAGCTCACTTAGTGTTGGAACTTGTTCAAGTGCTCATGACAGAGCTTCACAAGACTCTAGAGGCACATAAACTTTCATCTGATGAGAGAGAGAAGCAAAATGAGTTGCAAGGCCTTCTCTGTGGGTGTTTACAGGTCATCATCCATAAATTAGGTGCATCAGAATCCACCATGCATGCGTTCATGCAGTTTTCAGATCAGATCATGAATCTTTTTCTCCAGGTATTTGCTTGTAGAAGTGCAACAGTCCATGAGGAAGCAATGCTTGCTATTGGGGCGCATGCCTATGCTACAGGTCGCAACTTTGCCAAGTACATGCCAGATTTTTACAAGTATTTGGAGATGGGTCTTCAGAATTTTGAGGAATACCAAGTTTGTGCTGTTACTGTTGGTGTTGTGGGGGATATCTGCAGGGCACTGGAGGATACGATTATACCCTTTTGCGACGGAATCATGACTCTGCTTCTGAAAGATTTGTCAAGCAACCAGCTACATCGGTCTGTGAAGCCTCCAATCTTTTCGTGCTTTGGTGACATAGCTTTAGCAATCGGAGAGAATTTTGAGAAGTATTTGATGTATTCCATGCCCATGCTGCAAACTGCAGCGGAGTTGTCGGCACGCACATCAAGTGTTGACGATGAAATGCTGGAATATACTAATCTTCTGAGGAATGGAATTTTAGAGGCCTATTCTGGGATATTTCAGGGCTTCAAGAATTCTCCTAAGACCCACCTCTTGATTCCATATGCGCCTCACATCCTGCAATTCCTGGATAGCATATACATGGAGAAAGATAT GGATGAGGTTGTCATGAAAACTGCAATTGGAGTCCTTGGAGATTTAGCAGATACTCTGGGAAGTAATGCTGGTTCTTTGATTCAGCAGTCTCTATCAAGCAAAGGCTTTTTAAATGAATGCTTGTCTTCAGAGGACCATTTGATTAAAGAATCTGCTGAGTGGGCCAGGATGGCCATTAATCGTGCTATATTTGTTTGA